The Apium graveolens cultivar Ventura chromosome 11, ASM990537v1, whole genome shotgun sequence genome has a window encoding:
- the LOC141698371 gene encoding uncharacterized protein LOC141698371, giving the protein MGCINNVFKLWILMAVLSLMVLGNWEMKAVNAKKSSSSDQCKEELRQGAKACTSAYMNGKKPSEACCQRVRAGRAECICPAITPKVAAQIDVNRALRLVKSCGRKIPRHFKCGSVKY; this is encoded by the exons ATGGGGTGTATAAATAATGTATTTAAGTTATGGATTTTGATGGCGGTGTTGAGCTTAATGGTGTTAGGGAACTGGGAAATGAAAGCAGTGAATGCAAAAAAGAGTAGTTCAAGTGATCAGTGCAAGGAGGAGTTGAGGCAGGGGGCTAAAGCATGCACGTCTGCATATATGAACGGGAAGAAGCCTTCGGAAGCATGTTGTCAGCGAGTCAGAGCTGGGCGTGCTGAGTGTATTTGCCCTGCTATTACTCCCAAGGTGGCTGCTCAGATTGATGTCAACCGTGCTTTACGTCTCGTTAAGAGTTGCGGTAGAAAGATTCCTCGTCACTTCAAGTGTGGAA GTGTCAAGTACTAA